The Acipenser ruthenus chromosome 38, fAciRut3.2 maternal haplotype, whole genome shotgun sequence genomic sequence agcacagtctgTTCAGGTCAACTAGCGAGGTATGTTCAATAATATTCTTTAAATGTGATATTTGATTGAAAGCTTGTTTACTTTAAAGATATGTTTTTGACCAATGAAAGATCACACATTGCTTACGATGTAGTTTTACTGTAGATTCCTGAACAGACTTGTGCTTTTACAGATTTCCAGTTTGGTTCTCTAAAGACACACAAGAACATGATTGCTACGGAAAAGTTGCTACTGATTTCCTGCCTTTTTCAAGGTATTTATtaaccattttaaatatatatattgggggACAAAATATTCAACTATACTGATAAAATATTATCCTGTACATTATAGGAATTATAGCAATTATCTGTCTTTTGAAGTGATATCTGCAGGGTGCATCCCATGTACAAGAATATAACAGTGAAGGTTTATTATACTAGCGAGGGGCACAGCTGTGGCATACTGTAAATGAGAGCCTTTGTGATGTTTGATGATTGCTAACATGATTTGAATCCCAATGCATGTCCCATTCACAATACAGTTAGATACAACACAATGCTAGCCGTCCAAAATGACGGGGGTTTAATGTAAATAGAAGAGTAATGCTGTTAGTATTGGTTAAAAACtaggaaaaataaaatgattaaataaaatatgtcaacaaaaactataatatattatataagtgactgtacagtattgctaaaaaaaacatacattttctcttttttagGTATAATTTGCAATACATTTAAAGCCTTCATGCCTCAGCGTATTAAAGCCTTGAGcggctcctgtgtgctgattCCATGTACATTCACAATTGAAGAGAGTTATGAGAACGATATGGTGGAACCGGCCAGAGGAATTTGGAGGACTTCCCAATATTCTGGAAATGTATTTGACTCCAGTAGACATTATAGCGAGAATACCCTGAAAGCAGAGCTACTTGGTAACGTGACTAACAAGAATTGCACCACaataatacatcatttaaaaaaaaattattcaaaaagTTATGTCTTCAGAGCAGAACCTCTTAAATACACCTTTACTCAGAGTGTTTTGCTTGAAGTTGCAGGTAAGTACCAGTTGGTTctcaatacattttcatattgacCAGCGCTTCAGAGGGCCATGCATTTGAGTTCCATGAAGGTCAGGATTGATGGTGGGCTATTAcagacacatatacagtatatttcggGTTGAGGGTTttagtttaacaaaaacaaccCTCTGTCTCTCAGATAACCCAACAGCTTTTTACAAGACTAGTAACATACGTCATAATCTATAAATATTTTAGGTAAAACTTTCcattaaatgtctctaattactgtgtatttacaaagtagttacttagtaaatacatgtgtacttacacataattacaatgtgattatgcatagttacaatgtacttaatgtgtaaatccttttgcatgatataaccctaagcCCCtcgcccttttctgatacaattaagCACTTACATACTGTGggtgaaagaaaacaaataccaCTACAAAATAAGATTaggcaaaataaatcacaaaaataaacactcttTACAAGTGAGGGGTTTTGTAAGAGCTCCCTCCTTCACTGCACTCGATGGGCTGATCGCGGGTCTGTATTCTTCTGACAGGGAGTGAAACGTTTCCTTTGTTCCCTAGACTATCCGGACAGACCAGCGATCAGCCCATCGAGTGCAGTGAAGGAGGGAGCTCCTACGAGTTTAGCCTGCACTGCTCCAGCCCCGTGCCCAAGAGAACCTCCAGCCCTGGTGTGGAGCGACACTCTGGATGGGAGTGTGGAGATAGAGCAGGTTGAGCAGCAGGATGGGACCAAGGCTGTATCTTCTGTTCTGATGTTCACTACCTCACATCTGCACCACAACAAGGACATCACATGCACTGCGCAGTATCCAGTGGGGTCTGAAACTAAAAGTGCTGAAGAAGTCTCGACTCTTCATGTTCTCTGTAAGGCAAAtctttaataatgaataataaactTCCAAATCTAAATAATATCTGCAAATAAAATCTGCAAATAatatctttaatatatatattgttttaatcttATAAATAGATTTTATACATTATAATCACAGTATAAGCATTGTAAACTGCACTATTACCTTTAACACTGTAAAAGGATTGCTTTTACTGTAGTAATCTTTAAAGTTGTTGGTTAACAAACTGTTTTCTCTTTCAGATTCACCGAAGAACACATTGGTGATAATAAACCCTTCTGGTGAAATACATGaaggagatcatgtgacactgagctgcagcagcaatgCAAACCCAGCAGTGAGCCGCTACACCTGGTTTAAAGTGAAGGGAGATAATATCACAGAGAAAAGTGCTGAACAGGATCTCACTTTTACTGACATTAACCCGAGTGACAGTGGACTGTACTACTGTGAAGCAAGGAATGAGCATGGGGCAGAGAACTCGACAGCCATGCAGCTGAATGTAGCATGTATGTATCTTTAATTTCATTGGGTATGGCTATTACTTGAGGTATACAAGACAAGAAGAATGTATTTTAAGATTAAATTGCATTATACAGAATACCCTCAAAGTATTAATGAAAAACGCTTAATTATCAGGATAGCATATTGTTCCTGGTGCAGAGAGCACCGAGATGAGACACTCCATCCGACAGTGAGACATTATGCTGGTGCAGTCAGGCCAATTTTTTGGTTGATGAGAAAACCTGCGAACATCGAGGAAAGATCATCACTGCTTATCTTGAAAAGGAAGCAATCAAGAGAATGGTTTGGCCAGCCAGCGAGCTCTcctgacctgaaccccattgagcatGCTTGGAGCATGCTATAGAGGGCAATAGCAACCTGTCCTGTAAAACTCAGGACAATGCAAAAGCTCCAGGGTGGCTTTATCCAAGAATGGATTGAAGAGGAGTTTGAAAACCCGTACCTCGCTAAATTCATCCCCCAGAAGGAGTTTAATCTTACtgcatgtattttaccttttccACAGTCACGATCTCAATTGCCATACATTGCACCACAATCCACACTGCGAGAaagaggttccagtttatagactGGTTTACTGAATCCTGGactaaaaacaaagaaactgaaCTTGAATCTCAATCAGCCCCTTTATGAAATTGGTCAATCCTAGAACCTCAGTTTGCTATTTCCTGTTTAGTTACCATGTTTGTTGCGTTAAAcctttctgtcctttcagctcCTGCAACTCCATGTATTTATGTTGTCATGGGAACAGCGGCTGTTCAGATGTTAGCCACCATTTTGGTTGTTGTATTCATAATGAAAAGGTATGTCTTTGAAAGCTAAACATAAAGTATGTGTGGTTGTTACTTCACATATGTAGTTGTCAGTGTACTgttaacatatattttcatttttcatttcatgtgtgTGTAAAGAAATAGAAAGGTAAGTCTGGATTTTTTCATTTGCTCAGTCTTGCTTAATACTGTGGAACTGGTTCTATGTTCTATTAGAATATATGAACTGTTAAAATACTAGGACAGCAGCTGTCTCTATACTGTGAACCCCTTTATAGACTCTTAAGTAATATTTGCATTACATTTTGTGATGAGGAACAGCCAGTGATTCTGTAGTATTGTAAAGCTTACAGCACAGTTACTTGccaattacagctatggccaaaagtttagcatcacctagaattttaggattgagacatcattaaaaaaaaaaaaaactacatgaacataatttagatcttttatttaacatcatgtaatcaaataaactacaaaatgatattgcaaaaactccactggaagccataatagtagtgcagtagtattttatgttagattttgaaatgtcacatttttgtcagttttccgttgAGTATATggcaaactgcaaagcggtatgtagttcaatatgttaacgtaacattattcagcaggtttcattcgacttcatgaagcaaaattagatcattCTATTGGGcgctgcaaaacttttgcccatagctgtatttTAGTGATTaaactcaaataaaaacaaatagattGCAAATAAAATGGTGTTGAAATGGTTTTGAAATCTTGGGTTGGATTGTTTCTATAGGCTGAGCATCGTGGCAGAGAAAATAACCCCTTTGGGGCAATCCAGCTCTCAAACGTGAGTAACACAGAGTAACATGATAGTAGAGAATATACTGGGAACCCCTCAATATTAGACATGAATCATTTTATGAATAACAAACATTCAAACTCTGTACAGTATGCCCATTAAGGGATACTTTATGTTATCTAACATGAATCCTTCAtgtattgtctgttttgtataattatctATAGCTGTGTATTTGTAGGTGATTATTTATCAGGAATCCACtaaagtagggttaccatatgactccatttgcactaggacagtttggaacAGTTCAGGCCTTTCAACttacaccccaatgcattctggtacactttacctgtctcaggtacctttcacagtagaactacacttaccagaatgcattggggtgggtGTTGATAAGCCTGAACCTTCCTGTCATATGGTAGCCCTACACTAAAGTATTGTTCCACTACACtgactgcttctgctgctgcatgTTACACATTGAAAGGAGCAACGACAATGAATAAGGACAGATGCTTTGACACTGAACTTGAAGTTTtaactgtgttgtatgttgttggGTTTTTGAATTCAGGCCGGTCAGAACTCAAAGGAAGACGCTGAGGGCACTTATACTGCACTGAACACATCAGCTGTTTCCTCAGACTATGAAGAAATATGCAAGAAGTAACCAGGATGGAAATCTTTGCTCTAATTGATAATGCTGGCGGCTGTTAAAATGTACTGCCTTCATTTTGTGAACAGTAATGCTACTCTTTAGTCCTTCACTGTTTGCTTAGCTTTAAGATGCTTTATTGAACTGGAGCTTCATTTATGGCAAAAtaatgcaattctgttttaaagcacagatataaaaatgtgcatctccagtcaaaatgtatttcacacagtattttttttttttttttttatttcacaatattGTAAAGCCAAAAAGAAGCTTATTTttttgaataatatatttatgaatgtatttgaatatatttagCAATCATGACCTGCTACATATATTGCATCATCAGTAAGGTGTTCAATACGGTAGATAAGTCATCTACAATACACTGCACTTtttaacacatattttacaatatattccaatgtattttatatttcttgAGGGGTGATgtctttctcagttttaatttcaaataaataatgaaacttcTTTCTTGTCTTGGTGTTGGAGCAGACATTTACACATGGAAATACTGGAGCAGTGAGCATTTTTACTGGTGTGATTACTGGCTCTCATAAGTCCTTATCACCTGGAGAGtttaccaaccccccccccccccccaaaaaaaataaataaatatatttcaggtgaagttgcatttaaattaattttacactgtaaaaaaaatcttaaatattGACATTTTCTTTATTCAGGGATATTTTGTCCCTACTATGTACACACCAAAAAGTAAACTGGCCTTTCTGTTATCAAAACAAAAGCTGAATGTGGCTAAATCAGTCAAATTTGTCTAAGTGTAATGGATCAAATGACATGAACACAGCTTGTGAGTTTGtcaaagaaaaaatgtattttgcatttaatgggttaatatTTGAGTCATTCTTTAGTTTAATCTTAACGGATAACAACTACCTCACTAACACATTAATAATTGTATGTTaatagtgcatatatatatatatatatatatatatatatatatatatatatataaatcatcctgatattatttgttaattattagtcACATGCTTAAGTGCCTTTAAACAAATGGAACCCCATATTGCGATGATATGATTGATCCTAGAGATCCCTAAATATCGATCTGGTGTTTGCAGAACGGTTTTAGTTTGATTTTTCAGTAGCTCATAAATAGGTAAAAAATGCTTCTGTGGCTGATGCTATTTTGTGTTGAAATCGGAAATactgctgcttctgcttttcAGTTTTAGAAATAGGGAGTTTGACCAACAGTGTGAAACAGCCATCAGTGAAGGACAGTCTGTTCAGTTCAACTAGAGAGGTATGTTCAAGAATATTCTTTAAATGTGATGTTTGATTGAAAGCATGTTTACTTTAAAGATATGTTTTTGACCAAAGAAAGATCACACATTGGTTACGATGTAGTTTAACTGTAGATTCCTGACTAGTCTTGTGCTTTCACAGATTTAAAGTTTGGTTCTCTAAAGAAACACAAGAACATGATTGCT encodes the following:
- the LOC117434167 gene encoding myelin-associated glycoprotein-like, producing the protein MIATEKLLLISCLFQGIICNTFKAFMPQRIKALSGSCVLIPCTFTIEESYENDMVEPARGIWRTSQYSGNVFDSSRHYSENTLKAELLGNVTNKNCTTIIHHLKKNYSKSYVFRAEPLKYTFTQSVLLEVADYPDRPAISPSSAVKEGAPTSLACTAPAPCPREPPALVWSDTLDGSVEIEQVEQQDGTKAVSSVLMFTTSHLHHNKDITCTAQYPVGSETKSAEEVSTLHVLYSPKNTLVIINPSGEIHEGDHVTLSCSSNANPAVSRYTWFKVKGDNITEKSAEQDLTFTDINPSDSGLYYCEARNEHGAENSTAMQLNVASPATPCIYVVMGTAAVQMLATILVVVFIMKRYVFES